A single region of the Rhodococcus sp. W8901 genome encodes:
- a CDS encoding class I SAM-dependent methyltransferase — MNLGYRLAYRLGFTPWENAGRSVFGDQLGQLFDAAPAPTDATAAKALDLGCGTGDHAIELAIRGWSVTAVDTVPLAIERARAKLPIANADVTFVLGDVTNLPAYVDSGYVLALDVGCFHGLGEAQRRVYGNGLTAVTESGAQLLMFSFSPGHRGPLPRGASRSDVERALGKWTVVGDDAMDTTAAPVILAKTEPRFFRLVRD; from the coding sequence ATGAACCTCGGGTACCGGCTGGCGTATCGGCTCGGCTTCACACCGTGGGAGAACGCCGGGCGCAGTGTCTTCGGGGACCAACTGGGCCAACTGTTCGACGCAGCACCTGCCCCGACCGACGCGACCGCCGCGAAGGCCCTCGACCTCGGCTGCGGCACGGGCGACCATGCCATCGAGTTGGCGATCCGCGGGTGGTCGGTCACCGCCGTCGACACCGTCCCGCTCGCGATCGAGCGGGCCCGCGCGAAGCTGCCGATCGCGAACGCGGATGTGACGTTCGTGCTCGGCGACGTCACGAATCTGCCCGCGTACGTGGACAGCGGGTACGTTCTGGCGCTCGACGTCGGCTGCTTCCACGGGCTCGGTGAGGCGCAGCGCAGGGTGTACGGCAACGGCCTGACCGCTGTCACCGAATCCGGCGCGCAGTTGCTGATGTTCTCGTTCTCGCCCGGCCACCGCGGTCCACTGCCACGCGGCGCGTCCCGCTCCGACGTCGAGCGGGCGCTCGGCAAGTGGACCGTCGTCGGGGACGACGCCATGGACACCACGGCCGCGCCGGTAATCCTCGCGAAGACAGAGCCGCGGTTCTTCCGACTCGTCCGCGACTGA
- a CDS encoding aldo/keto reductase: MTSTSSVPAVALHDGNTIPQLGFGVFQVPDDQAYDAVGEALRVGYRSIDTARIYDNEAGTGRALADSGVARDDLFVTTKLWNDDQGYDSTLRAFDDSLARMGLEYLDLYLIHWPAPAKGRYIDTFKALQQLKADGRVRSIGVSNFTAENLERLVEEVGEAPVLNQIELHPGFGQAHLRSVHADMGIVTEAWSPLGQGTTIGDPTIGAIAEARGRTPAQVILRWHLQLGNVVIPKSVTPERIASNFDVFDFELTADDMFAIGSLDSPDGRLGPDPATFG; the protein is encoded by the coding sequence ATGACCTCCACAAGTTCTGTACCTGCCGTTGCTCTCCATGACGGCAACACGATTCCGCAACTGGGCTTCGGGGTGTTCCAGGTGCCCGACGATCAGGCGTATGACGCCGTCGGTGAGGCGCTACGGGTGGGGTATCGCAGCATCGACACCGCTCGCATCTACGACAACGAGGCCGGTACCGGACGTGCCCTCGCCGACTCCGGCGTCGCTCGCGACGACCTGTTCGTCACCACGAAGCTGTGGAACGACGACCAGGGTTACGACTCGACGCTGCGCGCGTTCGACGACAGCCTCGCGCGAATGGGACTCGAGTACCTCGACCTGTACCTCATCCACTGGCCGGCCCCGGCGAAGGGCCGGTATATCGACACGTTCAAGGCGCTCCAGCAGTTGAAGGCCGACGGGCGGGTGCGGTCGATCGGTGTCTCCAACTTCACCGCGGAGAATCTCGAGCGCCTGGTCGAGGAGGTCGGAGAGGCGCCCGTTCTCAATCAGATCGAACTGCACCCCGGCTTCGGGCAGGCGCACCTGCGCTCGGTCCACGCGGACATGGGCATCGTCACCGAGGCGTGGAGCCCGCTCGGACAGGGGACCACGATCGGCGACCCCACGATCGGTGCGATCGCCGAGGCACGCGGTCGCACCCCCGCGCAGGTGATCCTGCGCTGGCACCTGCAGTTGGGCAACGTGGTGATCCCCAAGTCGGTGACGCCCGAGCGGATCGCGAGCAATTTCGACGTGTTCGACTTCGAACTCACCGCCGACGACATGTTCGCGATCGGTTCCCTGGACTCCCCGGACGGTCGTCTCGGACCGGACCCGGCGACGTTCGGCTGA
- a CDS encoding PadR family transcriptional regulator, with translation MLPRSVTPLGVSVLALLFERPMHPYEMYQLLVTRRKDRIVKVRPGSLYHAVDRLERDGLVAVVGTDRQGNRPERTTYEITPAGRAAVRERVAEMVEVPASEYPQFTLGLAELHNLGSAEALALLERRIAALATEIEELDAFAEAARGREVPDLFTIPFSYTRAMAQAELDWLRAFAARVHSGEIPWVTDEHLEILKRADQKLADQKGNQ, from the coding sequence TTGCTGCCGCGATCAGTCACACCCCTCGGGGTGTCCGTCCTCGCGCTCCTGTTCGAGCGGCCCATGCATCCGTACGAGATGTACCAACTCCTCGTCACCCGCCGGAAGGACCGGATCGTCAAGGTCCGGCCGGGCTCGCTGTACCACGCCGTCGACCGTCTCGAGCGCGACGGATTGGTGGCGGTGGTGGGTACCGATAGGCAGGGCAACCGCCCCGAGCGGACCACCTACGAGATCACCCCGGCCGGACGTGCCGCGGTCCGTGAGCGCGTGGCCGAGATGGTGGAAGTCCCGGCCTCCGAGTACCCGCAGTTCACCCTCGGCCTGGCCGAGTTGCACAACCTCGGATCGGCTGAGGCCCTCGCGCTGCTCGAACGCCGGATCGCCGCGCTGGCAACCGAGATCGAGGAGCTCGATGCTTTCGCCGAGGCTGCTCGGGGGCGCGAGGTTCCCGACCTGTTCACCATCCCGTTCTCGTACACCCGGGCCATGGCACAGGCCGAACTCGACTGGCTGCGCGCGTTCGCGGCCCGGGTCCACAGCGGTGAGATCCCCTGGGTGACCGACGAACACCTCGAAATCTTGAAACGTGCGGACCAGAAACTCGCAGATCAGAAGGGCAACCAATGA
- a CDS encoding DHA2 family efflux MFS transporter permease subunit, which translates to MKTEVKPWPALWALCLGFFMILVDSTIVAVANPVITAELDADVNAVIWVTSAYLLAYAVPLLVTGRLGDRFGPKNMYLIGLVVFTLASLWCGLSGGIEMLIVARVFQGLGAAMMTPQTMAVITRIFPPDKRGAAMGLWGSVAGVATLVGPILGGVLVDNLGWEWIFIVNVPVGVVAFVLAWRLVPVLPTSNHKFDLVGVALSAIGLFCIVFGLQEGNSYDWDARTWVLIGVGVVVMIAFVWWQKVNRSEPLVPLALFRDRNFSVANLGIMTMGFSITAVMLPFMYYAQSVTGLSPTRSALLMAPMAIVTGILAPFVGRLVDKAHPRFIAGPGFLTFALATAWLATRLTPTTPIWQILVPMAVIGASNAFIWAPVSATATRNLPMAHVGAGSGVYNTTRQVGAVLGSAAMGALMTSRITAELSSVGISGGASAGEGHFMGGQLPEMVREPFATAMAQSAMLPAAVLMLGFAVVLFFVNPRKGEPVREVVADTESAATSS; encoded by the coding sequence ATGAAAACCGAAGTCAAGCCCTGGCCGGCCCTGTGGGCCCTGTGTCTGGGGTTCTTCATGATCCTGGTCGACAGCACGATCGTCGCGGTCGCCAACCCGGTCATCACCGCCGAACTGGACGCCGACGTCAACGCGGTCATCTGGGTGACGAGCGCCTACCTGCTCGCGTACGCGGTGCCGCTGCTGGTGACCGGTCGGCTCGGTGACCGGTTCGGCCCCAAGAACATGTACCTCATCGGCCTGGTCGTGTTCACCCTCGCGTCCCTGTGGTGCGGCCTGTCCGGCGGCATCGAGATGCTGATCGTCGCCCGCGTCTTCCAGGGCCTCGGCGCGGCGATGATGACGCCGCAGACAATGGCCGTCATCACGCGAATCTTCCCGCCGGACAAGCGCGGAGCCGCGATGGGCCTGTGGGGCTCGGTGGCCGGCGTCGCGACTCTGGTGGGTCCGATCCTCGGTGGAGTCCTCGTCGACAACCTCGGCTGGGAGTGGATCTTCATCGTCAATGTCCCCGTCGGTGTCGTCGCGTTCGTGCTCGCGTGGCGTCTGGTCCCGGTGTTGCCGACCAGCAACCACAAGTTCGACCTGGTCGGTGTCGCGCTCAGCGCAATCGGCCTGTTCTGCATCGTCTTCGGCCTGCAGGAGGGCAACTCCTACGACTGGGACGCACGGACCTGGGTGCTGATCGGTGTCGGCGTCGTGGTCATGATCGCGTTCGTGTGGTGGCAGAAGGTCAATCGCAGCGAACCGCTGGTACCGCTCGCCCTGTTCCGCGATCGGAACTTCTCGGTCGCCAACCTCGGCATCATGACGATGGGCTTCTCCATCACCGCAGTCATGTTGCCGTTCATGTACTACGCGCAAAGCGTCACCGGTCTGTCGCCGACACGGTCGGCCCTGCTGATGGCACCGATGGCGATCGTCACCGGCATCCTCGCCCCGTTCGTCGGACGGCTCGTCGACAAGGCACATCCGCGCTTCATCGCGGGACCGGGCTTCCTGACGTTCGCCCTCGCCACCGCCTGGTTGGCGACGCGACTGACCCCGACCACGCCGATCTGGCAGATCCTGGTCCCGATGGCCGTCATCGGTGCGTCCAACGCATTCATCTGGGCTCCGGTCTCCGCGACCGCGACCCGGAACCTGCCCATGGCGCATGTCGGTGCCGGTTCGGGCGTCTACAACACCACCCGCCAGGTCGGAGCCGTGCTCGGTAGCGCCGCGATGGGCGCGTTGATGACGTCGCGGATCACGGCCGAGCTGTCCTCGGTCGGAATCAGCGGCGGTGCCTCGGCAGGGGAGGGCCACTTCATGGGCGGACAGTTGCCCGAGATGGTCCGCGAACCGTTTGCGACCGCGATGGCGCAGTCGGCGATGCTGCCCGCGGCCGTGCTGATGCTCGGCTTCGCTGTCGTGCTGTTCTTCGTCAATCCGCGCAAGGGTGAGCCGGTGCGCGAGGTCGTGGCCGACACCGAGTCGGCCGCTACTTCCAGCTGA
- the zapE gene encoding cell division protein ZapE, protein MRWFRRAPLPALHVSAAVFETAAADRGFALDHAQRQAISDLLAADGRSVYLWGPVGRGKSWLLNTYFDGLPTEHKLRVHFHEFFRDLHVAIRRRGHNLDAALDDLLRDVRVLCFDEFHVHDVGDATFVARLLPALLARDVTLVVTSNYPPHRLMPNPLFHDAFVPTIELIERSLAVVAVDGPRDYRTGSDHAAGFAAGHWVVPADAEQLALLGLERPEPTERRTMSPCGHPLVALRADAHCLWFDFADLCGHTTAPADYLELTARHERWVISDIPDLVHAGSEPAQRFANLVDVLYDRDVVVTFLAGRTVDSLAGAEHLPVDIDRILSRLGQLQTRPTETAPAATGAKAPSTAGATTESVSWK, encoded by the coding sequence GTGAGATGGTTCCGGCGCGCGCCCCTCCCCGCCCTGCACGTTTCCGCCGCAGTGTTCGAGACTGCGGCCGCCGATCGCGGATTCGCACTCGATCACGCTCAGCGGCAAGCGATCTCCGACCTGCTTGCAGCCGACGGCCGCAGCGTGTACCTGTGGGGACCCGTAGGCCGCGGGAAGAGCTGGCTGTTGAACACGTACTTCGACGGCCTGCCGACGGAACACAAACTGCGCGTGCACTTCCACGAGTTCTTCCGTGACCTCCACGTCGCCATCCGCCGACGCGGCCACAACCTCGACGCCGCGCTCGACGACCTGCTCCGTGACGTCCGGGTGCTGTGCTTCGACGAGTTCCACGTCCACGACGTCGGCGATGCCACGTTCGTCGCGCGACTGCTGCCCGCGCTCCTCGCCCGCGACGTCACCCTCGTGGTGACGTCGAACTATCCGCCGCACCGCCTGATGCCCAATCCGCTGTTCCACGACGCTTTCGTTCCGACCATCGAGTTGATCGAACGGTCTCTGGCCGTCGTCGCGGTCGACGGGCCCCGTGACTATCGCACCGGCTCGGACCACGCCGCCGGATTCGCGGCCGGGCACTGGGTGGTCCCTGCAGACGCTGAGCAACTCGCTCTACTCGGGCTCGAGCGCCCCGAACCGACCGAACGACGGACGATGTCACCGTGTGGGCACCCGCTCGTCGCGCTCCGCGCCGACGCGCACTGCCTGTGGTTCGACTTCGCGGACCTGTGCGGCCACACCACCGCGCCGGCGGACTATCTGGAGCTCACCGCACGGCACGAACGCTGGGTGATCAGCGACATCCCCGATCTCGTGCACGCGGGAAGCGAACCGGCGCAACGCTTCGCCAATCTCGTCGACGTCCTGTACGACCGCGACGTCGTGGTGACGTTCCTCGCCGGCCGAACGGTCGACTCGCTCGCCGGCGCCGAGCATCTGCCCGTCGACATCGACCGGATCCTGAGCCGGCTCGGACAGTTGCAGACGCGGCCCACAGAGACGGCTCCGGCCGCCACCGGCGCGAAAGCACCGTCGACGGCCGGAGCGACGACCGAATCCGTCAGCTGGAAGTAG
- a CDS encoding TetR/AcrR family transcriptional regulator yields MNHRPSRRESICDAALELAAEGGNHAVTHQAIDRRLGLAKGSTSYYFRTRDALVGAAVRRLSERSRQAFVEAHAVDVDLSVDSAADLIAGQVGLLLTDRRRDVLARYALAVDAAGDEELRPALAGCLYSVEKATGLMDALGASDPRMAAHDLISLLEGLVFDALYGSRSVLGSGSALGADRLRSTVRLWLAALAES; encoded by the coding sequence ATGAATCACCGTCCCTCACGCCGCGAATCGATCTGTGACGCCGCGCTCGAGCTCGCGGCCGAGGGCGGCAACCACGCCGTCACGCACCAGGCGATCGACAGGCGACTCGGGCTCGCGAAGGGGTCCACGTCGTACTACTTCCGGACCCGTGATGCGCTGGTGGGTGCTGCGGTCCGGCGCCTGTCCGAGCGGTCTCGGCAGGCCTTTGTGGAAGCGCACGCCGTCGACGTGGACCTGTCGGTCGACAGTGCCGCCGATCTGATTGCCGGCCAGGTCGGTCTCTTGCTGACCGATCGGCGCCGTGACGTCCTGGCGCGCTACGCGCTCGCCGTCGATGCCGCCGGCGACGAGGAGCTTCGACCTGCACTCGCTGGGTGTCTCTACTCGGTGGAGAAGGCGACGGGGTTGATGGACGCGCTCGGTGCGAGTGATCCGCGCATGGCGGCGCACGACCTGATCAGCCTGCTGGAGGGGCTGGTGTTCGACGCTCTGTACGGGTCTCGATCGGTGCTCGGCAGCGGATCGGCGTTGGGCGCCGATCGACTTCGGTCGACGGTCCGGTTGTGGCTGGCCGCGCTTGCCGAGTCCTGA
- a CDS encoding HNH endonuclease signature motif containing protein, whose translation MNPGGIIESGAAALPLHVKDVRRLPESELLAAAVDISREIERLETLRVAAVAEIDERAVSFDTLGFRSVKLWLASTTLLEVPAAARILALGKALRRQPEIADAFEGGRISADHASLIAKFCERPPRGMPAEALDSCRNVLLDCATGPTATTDTLRGTIAKLERIFESDDLPASEDTDRNEFHASKTLNGRVAVKGDFDSVTGEMLLTALSALTKPRNPVDDPAGMRTPGQRRAEAFTDILRHYLNSGAAPVEGGERPHLSLHVNARDLARTEPNADGHADTGSSTPADHADMVGDKDVAWMPWMGPLTVATARRIACDCDLTPIVMKDGVPLDLGRTTRTVSKKQRRALAARDNGCAFPGCGEPPAHCEGHHIEHWADGGPTDLDNLVLLCRYHHRLLHHSHWEVEIGPDRHPWFTPPSSVDPYKKPIPAHNRAGPLAA comes from the coding sequence ATGAATCCGGGGGGAATCATCGAGTCAGGCGCAGCAGCCTTACCGCTGCACGTCAAGGACGTGCGCCGACTCCCCGAATCCGAACTCCTCGCCGCCGCGGTCGACATCTCCCGCGAGATCGAACGACTCGAAACACTCCGCGTCGCCGCGGTCGCCGAAATCGACGAGCGCGCAGTCTCGTTCGACACACTCGGGTTCCGCAGCGTCAAACTCTGGCTCGCATCGACGACCCTCCTCGAAGTACCCGCCGCCGCCCGGATCCTCGCCCTCGGTAAAGCCCTCCGACGCCAACCCGAGATCGCCGACGCCTTCGAAGGAGGCCGCATCTCCGCCGACCACGCCAGCCTGATTGCGAAGTTCTGCGAGCGCCCGCCCCGCGGCATGCCCGCCGAAGCACTCGACTCCTGCCGCAACGTGCTGCTCGACTGCGCCACCGGCCCCACAGCCACCACCGACACCCTGCGCGGCACCATCGCCAAACTCGAGCGCATCTTCGAATCCGACGACCTGCCGGCCAGCGAAGACACCGACCGCAACGAATTCCACGCCTCCAAAACTTTGAACGGGCGCGTCGCCGTCAAAGGCGACTTCGACTCGGTCACAGGCGAAATGCTCCTCACCGCGCTATCGGCCCTCACCAAGCCGAGGAACCCGGTCGACGACCCCGCCGGCATGCGCACCCCCGGACAACGCCGCGCCGAAGCGTTCACCGACATCCTGCGCCACTACCTCAACTCCGGCGCAGCTCCTGTCGAAGGCGGCGAACGGCCGCACCTGTCACTACACGTGAACGCACGCGACCTCGCACGCACCGAGCCGAACGCTGACGGCCACGCCGACACAGGCAGCAGCACGCCCGCCGATCACGCGGACATGGTGGGAGACAAGGACGTCGCCTGGATGCCGTGGATGGGGCCGCTCACCGTCGCAACCGCCCGCCGCATCGCCTGCGACTGCGACCTCACCCCGATCGTCATGAAGGACGGGGTACCGCTCGACCTCGGCCGCACCACCCGCACCGTCTCGAAGAAACAACGCCGAGCCCTCGCCGCCCGCGACAACGGCTGCGCCTTCCCCGGCTGCGGAGAACCACCCGCCCACTGCGAAGGCCACCATATAGAACACTGGGCAGACGGCGGACCCACCGACCTCGACAACCTCGTACTCCTGTGCCGCTACCACCACCGACTACTCCACCACTCGCACTGGGAAGTCGAGATCGGCCCCGACCGACATCCGTGGTTCACCCCACCGAGTTCGGTCGACCCCTACAAGAAGCCCATCCCGGCGCACAATCGCGCAGGACCACTCGCCGCATGA
- a CDS encoding SMI1/KNR4 family protein, with amino-acid sequence MALGAELVARIERAVATYGPGRPIPSGELRNGLSALGLVPDPDYEEFVGRWGGCFVGVPVHAWDNASILGRESSIELTTWAREAYGTVVDGVVIADDGSGNPIWIAADGSVCLVDHDNGGETVELAPDFRTLLADNVHD; translated from the coding sequence ATGGCTCTCGGTGCTGAACTGGTCGCACGCATCGAACGCGCGGTGGCCACCTACGGACCCGGGCGGCCCATTCCCTCCGGCGAGCTCCGGAACGGATTGAGTGCTCTGGGTCTCGTTCCCGACCCGGACTACGAGGAGTTCGTCGGCCGTTGGGGTGGCTGTTTCGTCGGTGTGCCCGTACACGCGTGGGACAACGCCTCGATCCTCGGGCGCGAGAGCAGCATCGAGTTGACCACCTGGGCGCGTGAGGCGTACGGAACCGTTGTCGACGGTGTCGTCATCGCCGACGACGGTTCCGGTAACCCGATCTGGATCGCTGCCGACGGAAGCGTTTGCCTCGTCGATCACGACAACGGTGGCGAAACAGTGGAACTCGCTCCCGATTTTCGAACTCTCCTCGCCGACAACGTCCACGATTGA
- a CDS encoding cupin domain-containing protein, protein MTEFPAWARSLDLVPHPEGGWYRETWRSDIELPGVALPNMYGGARSAGTAILFLLEPGQQSAWHCVRGSEIWLYHRGSPILLELGGDGDTPDAVTTHVVGPDIAAGQSPQIVVPPRTWQRARPADDEAGLVSCVVVPGFDFADFRLEGQEYPMSSPSQY, encoded by the coding sequence GTGACCGAATTCCCCGCGTGGGCACGCTCGCTCGACCTCGTTCCCCATCCGGAAGGCGGCTGGTACCGCGAGACGTGGCGCAGCGATATCGAGTTACCGGGCGTCGCGCTGCCGAACATGTACGGCGGCGCACGCTCCGCCGGGACGGCGATCCTGTTCCTGCTCGAGCCCGGACAGCAGTCGGCGTGGCACTGTGTGCGCGGCAGCGAGATCTGGCTGTACCACCGTGGTAGCCCGATCCTCCTCGAGCTGGGCGGCGACGGTGACACACCCGACGCGGTGACCACGCACGTCGTCGGGCCGGACATCGCGGCCGGGCAGAGCCCGCAGATCGTGGTGCCGCCACGCACATGGCAGCGGGCCCGCCCAGCCGACGACGAGGCCGGCCTCGTCAGCTGCGTCGTCGTTCCCGGCTTCGATTTCGCAGACTTCCGCCTCGAAGGCCAGGAGTACCCGATGTCGTCGCCATCGCAGTACTGA